TTGAATCGATGGCAGTCGACGATGATCGTGACGTATGCGGAGTTTGGCCGGCGTGCGCGCGAGAACCAGAGCAATGGGACGGATCATGGCACGGTGGCGCCGCATTTCATCGCGGGCGGGCGTGTTCGGGGTGGTCTCTATGGCGACGTGCCCCGACTGGATCGGCTGGATGGAAACGGCAATTTGCCATTTGCTGTGGATTTCCGCGATGTGTACGCGACGGTGCTGCAGCGTTGGTGGGGGCTGAATCCTCAGCCGGTGCTGGACGGTGCATTCAAACCGTTGGATGTGTTGCGGGTTTGATGCTGCGCTGACGGTTTGGACGGAGTCGACGGAAAGGGTGGTCTGCCGTTCGCGCTGGAGGCTTCAAACGTGAGGGCGGCGCTGCGGAAGTGTTCGGGAGGGGCCTCGGCTGTGTCGCGTCTGGGGGGGGGCGTGTTTGAGATCGTTGGATCTGAGCCGGTCAGTGGTGTTGATGTGGTGGGTCGTAAAGTGCGCTGGCAGGATCCGCGAGTCGTAGGGGCGACATCGCGGATGGCCTGACGGATGCGGGGCGACGACTTAGCGAGCGCGCCAGGCGCGCCAGAATTTGCGCAGCGGCGTGAGGTCGATGCGTTGATGCAGGACTTGATAGTCGCTGGCGGCGACTTCGTCCATCAACGCCAATTGCAGCGCAGCGAGGGCAAGTAACGGCCTTTGTTTGCGACGGTCTTGTTTGGGGATGGCTGCGGCGGCCTCGGTGATGGCCTGACGCGCGCGGGTGTGTTGGAACTTCATGAGTTCCACGAACGCGGGCGAGTATTTGCCATTTTGCAGGTCGGCTGCGGTGACACCGAAGCGCTGTAGCTCGTCGATGGGGAAGTAGACGTAGCCGGCACGTGCATCGACACCTGCGTCGGTGACGCGGCGGCCGAGCGAGATGGCGTGGCCGAGCGCGCGGGCGAGTGAAGGGGTTTGCGGGTCGTCGAAGCCATAGATGCGCGAGACGAGTTCGGCGGGGGCGCCACCGGCGGCGTCGCAGTAGTGCGAGAGGCCTGCGAAGTCGAGATAGCGCATCTGGGAGAGGTCCATCTCTGCGCCATGAAGGACGGCTTCGAACATGTCGCGGGTGATGTCGCTGTGCCGGACGACGGGAGCGAGCGCGCGGGGGACGGGATGGGCGGGCGTTCCGGCGAAGAGTCGTGTGAGTTCCTGACGCCACCAGTCGAGCTTTGCGTGCGCGACGCCGGGGTCCTGGACGGCGGTGTGGATATCGGCGATTTCCTGGCAGAAGGCGTGGGCGGCGTAGGCGGCGTCGCGTTTGGAGGGGGGCAGTTGGAGCAGGGCGTAGTAGAGCGCGGAACCGGGAGGGCCTGCCTTCTGACGACAGTAGTCGTTGGCTTGTGCGGGACTGGCGTGGGTGCCGGAGGAATCGTCGGCGGTCTCGTGGGGTTGCATGCGAATGGGGTATCGGTTTGGTCAGGTGCCCGGATGTCGGTGCGCGGGCGCGCAACCGGGGCAAGAGCCATGAATTGGTGCGAATTCTAGCATTGCGGGGGCGGAGGGCGAGCGGGAGGGGGATTGATGTTGGCGAGATTGCCGGCCAATTTCACTTCATGTAGAATGCTCGCCTGCTTTGACGCATGCAGCGGGGCGACCAGTCGCCCCTTTTCATGTCCGCCAGGACCGCATGCCGTCAACCCGATGCCGGGATGTCGCTTCCTCAAAAAGGTAGCGACGCCCACGGGCTGCGAGGATGGCGAAATTGGTAGACGCACCAGGTTTAGGTCCTGACGCCCGCAAGGGTGTAGGGGTTCGAGTCCCCTTCCTCGCACCAACTCCCCGTTTTGGCATCGGTTTCGTAGGTCTCACTTCTTCCCGCAAAAACTCGCAAACGCTCGCCGAATAAGGCGGGGCGGGGTTTTTGCGTCGATTCCGATTGTTCGCAGTACGCACCAAATCTCACCTCTTCACACCTAAAATCGTGGCCGGTCCCCCATTTTTTACCCGAGGATTCCCCACGGATGGCATCAATTCAGAAGGTGGCGAAGGGCTGGCGCGTGCAGGTCATGGTCGATGGTCAGCGCGATAGCAGGACGTTTGATACGAAGGCGGCCGCGATGGCTTGGAGCGCGCAGCGGGAGACGGAGCTGCGGTCGATTGCTAACGGCTCAGGGAGTAAGACGCTGACGGTTGGCGATGTGCTCAAGGAATATGAGCTGAAGGTGAGTCCGACTAAGCGCGGGGCTAGGTGGGAGAGGCTGCGGCTGCCGTTGATCGGGAGCAGGGTGATTGGCGGCAGGAAGTTCGGGGATATCAAGCTGGCGGATCTGCGGCCTGGTCATATAGCGGCTTGGCGGGATGCGCGGATGCGGGAGGTTTCAGGGGCGTCGACGTCGCGGGAAATGTCGTTGATGTCGCATGCGTTTCTCGTGGCCCGGAAGGAGTGGGGCTGGCTGGTGACGAATCCGATGGCGGAAGTGAAGCGTCCGCCAGATCCGCCTGGGCGCGAGCGCTTGATTTCGCAGGAGGAAATCGACGCATTGCTTGCGAGCATGGGGTACGAAGAGGGGCTTCCCGTAGAAAAGCCGATTCAGCGCGTAGCAGTGGCATTTCTCTTCGCGATAGAAACCGCCATGCGCTCCAGCGAAATCCTGACCCTCACGGCTTCGTCCGTGAACTACAAGGGCAAGTTCGCGCGCCTTCCGATGACCAAGAACGGTACGGCGCGAAATGTACCACTGTCTTCCCGTGCAATTGAACTGCTGAAGGTGCTGCCGACTGTGGAGAAGGGCAAGGCGCTATTTGCGTTGTCAGCATCTAGCCGTGACGCACTTTTCCGAAAGGCACGCGATAGAACGCAGATCCCAGATGTAATCTTTCACGATACCCGTCATGAGGCTATCACGCGTCTCGCGAAGAAATTGCAGCCCCTGGATTTGGCCAGAATGACTGGTCATAGGAACATTTCGGAATTAATGACGTACTACAACGCGACGGCAACGGATATAGCAGGTCGTCTCGGCTAACTGTAGCAGAGGCATAAGTTCCGAAAGATGCCTCATCGATGAAGGGTTACTTCGGTTGTTTGGGACCCGCTTGGCAATTGTTGCGATCATCCAGTACTGAGGTCAAGGGCAAAGGGTGATCGCTCTATAAAATGTCAATTCGGGTCGCGTACATGTCAAAGGGGGTTCTCGCTAGTAGTCGCTTGTCGTTGTTCTCACTCCATACTCGGCCAGTAGAAATTCTAAGCCACAAGATGCGGACTAGGAGGTGGAGCTGGCGTATCAAACCCGTCTGCGGATGGGCCGATATTGGAAATAATTCGGCGATTGATATAAGCGCAGAATTCCCGGCATTGATTTAAACCATGCCATAACCTTGCATCCCACGCATTTACACCTAGTCGCGATTGGGCTTCGGCATATTTTGTGCGAAGAATATTTCTCATCGCCACGTCGGAGATTCCTCGAGGAAATGTAGTCCGAATTTCTCCAATAAAACCACTTACCAAACTTGCAGCTTCGCCTTTAAATCTATTTTCCAATCTAAGCCTCGATATATGTTCCTCAGCAATGGCCGCCAAATGTTCGTGCTCAGGTGGGGCTGCACAGTAGTATCTTATGGCGAGCTGGTCATTGCTTACGGACACCAAGCAATGCAACAAGGATATTCCGTTGGGAACTGTAAAGTAAGGATGGCAATACAAAAGGTATGAATCATGATATTCATCGTGTTTTCGATGATTGCAGCCGAAACATACGTATACCATGTTTGCGTGATACGACGAGTACTCTGGATAGTACGTTTTCGGAAGATAGTGATCCCAAGTTTTAGGGTCGTTCAGCATGCAATACGGACAACGTTGCAAATTAATTTCTGCGTCAATTTGCAAAGATTTTAAAATTTCGTCCTTTAATTTGTTTAATGGCTCGGTCGCGCTGTTGTAGCAAGACTGCAGAGACTCCACCACATCAGCATGCCACTCTTCCCTTGGGGGTGGGCGCAGAATTGAAAGTTGTTCAGCATAAACCTCACATCGCTGGAGAACTCTATCCTGTGCGGCAATCAACAAATCTCGTCTCGGTTGATGCTTGGCTCTAAAAATGGCGGCGAGATAGGTTCCCTCATCGAGATCGGCAATTGGTTGAAATCTCATGATCAAACATCCTTGGAAGCTCGAAGTGATTCAAGATATATGTTGGCATTTAAGCTAAGCTGATTGTCAAAAATTCGGAGAATCGCATCAACATCTCCGTTGTTGTCGATGAACATTTTGTCGAGAATGTTTCGGTAATCACGATCTGATTCAGTGGCTGAAAATACAAAGCGGGTTATGTCAGATACGTTTTCCCCGAAGGTCTGGAACGTGGGTTTTAATATCAAAGGAGTGCTTCTATCTCGTTTGACAATGTGAACACACTCTTTTGGGAGCTGTTGGATGACGAGAGGTGAGTGCGTTGCGATAATTGAAAAAGAATCTTGTTTTTCAAGAATTTCCGACAAGGAGTTGAGCAAGCCAGTCAAGAGTTGCGGATGCAGATGCAACTCTGGTTCGTCAAATAAGACCAGTGTTCTGGGGCCAATTTTCGAAATTATGTGAAGAATACAATTTAAGGCCAATCGCTGTCCTGCGCTCAGCCTCTCGTAAAGTGATGAGTATTGATTTGGGTAATCGACGAAATCATCAATGTTGTCGACTCGCACGAGGTGCTTCAAAGCGCTTTTCAAAAGAATGCGCTTCTCATCCTCCATGGAGTTAGATAGCATTTCTTTGATTTCTGACAATAGAGTTTCTTTATTCTTCAATCGCCCACCGCTGCCTTGTAAGCCGCAGTAGCTGTATTTGAAGTTCTCTCCTTGGATCTTTGTTGGTCGGTCGAATTCGTCGAAAGCGCTGAATGAGACTGCAACGACCGTGTAAATCGAAGGGAGTGGCTCTAACATCCCTTCCGTACCTAAGGTGGCGCGCCTTTCCTTTGTGGCGGCTTTCGAAAAGCCACTCAAAAGCATCGCCAAACGTGCCATGACCTGCGTCTTGCCAACGCCGTTCAGCCCCACAATCGAATTGATTCGATGTGGAACGCCTTGGCGCTCCCGGAAATCGAAATCAAATCGATGAGGTACACTTGCACCCGGAAGTGGGATCTCAGCCTGAAAGCGGCTGATTAATTTCTGTTCGGTCCCAAATCTTGGGCCCGCTGTGTCCAGCAACTCCCTTGCAGTTGATTCTCTCAATAAGGAAATTTTAAAACACGGCTCAGATTGAAATTCTTCTCGAATTTCTTTCATTAGTGACGCGTCTCGCAAGGTCGTGAGAATCTCGCGCGCTAATTCTGAATCAAGCTTTTCGAGGGCGTCGTAATATTCTTGATTGCTCGATAGAGAACAAATTTCTCGGAGAGTTGCTTC
This window of the Pandoraea fibrosis genome carries:
- the hpnD gene encoding presqualene diphosphate synthase HpnD, whose translation is MQPHETADDSSGTHASPAQANDYCRQKAGPPGSALYYALLQLPPSKRDAAYAAHAFCQEIADIHTAVQDPGVAHAKLDWWRQELTRLFAGTPAHPVPRALAPVVRHSDITRDMFEAVLHGAEMDLSQMRYLDFAGLSHYCDAAGGAPAELVSRIYGFDDPQTPSLARALGHAISLGRRVTDAGVDARAGYVYFPIDELQRFGVTAADLQNGKYSPAFVELMKFQHTRARQAITEAAAAIPKQDRRKQRPLLALAALQLALMDEVAASDYQVLHQRIDLTPLRKFWRAWRAR
- a CDS encoding tyrosine-type recombinase/integrase translates to MASIQKVAKGWRVQVMVDGQRDSRTFDTKAAAMAWSAQRETELRSIANGSGSKTLTVGDVLKEYELKVSPTKRGARWERLRLPLIGSRVIGGRKFGDIKLADLRPGHIAAWRDARMREVSGASTSREMSLMSHAFLVARKEWGWLVTNPMAEVKRPPDPPGRERLISQEEIDALLASMGYEEGLPVEKPIQRVAVAFLFAIETAMRSSEILTLTASSVNYKGKFARLPMTKNGTARNVPLSSRAIELLKVLPTVEKGKALFALSASSRDALFRKARDRTQIPDVIFHDTRHEAITRLAKKLQPLDLARMTGHRNISELMTYYNATATDIAGRLG
- a CDS encoding AAA family ATPase codes for the protein MKVYVRNRRSTRSIDEATYPHLVLTRDSWNDYSYYTLFGVELRLRKDSSEERISLKSTSIMRKGQREGLENRPFEELGDCVEIPEATLREICSLSSNQEYYDALEKLDSELAREILTTLRDASLMKEIREEFQSEPCFKISLLRESTARELLDTAGPRFGTEQKLISRFQAEIPLPGASVPHRFDFDFRERQGVPHRINSIVGLNGVGKTQVMARLAMLLSGFSKAATKERRATLGTEGMLEPLPSIYTVVAVSFSAFDEFDRPTKIQGENFKYSYCGLQGSGGRLKNKETLLSEIKEMLSNSMEDEKRILLKSALKHLVRVDNIDDFVDYPNQYSSLYERLSAGQRLALNCILHIISKIGPRTLVLFDEPELHLHPQLLTGLLNSLSEILEKQDSFSIIATHSPLVIQQLPKECVHIVKRDRSTPLILKPTFQTFGENVSDITRFVFSATESDRDYRNILDKMFIDNNGDVDAILRIFDNQLSLNANIYLESLRASKDV